One region of Pseudomonas glycinae genomic DNA includes:
- a CDS encoding metal ABC transporter substrate-binding protein — MRALLVLFSLMLSMSLSAAEKLPVVTSFSILADMVHQVGGEHIQITNMVGPDADAHTYEPTPDDAKALLKAKLIIKNGLGFEPWLDRLIASTDTRAPVICASRGVIPRSLDEDGETVPDPHAWHNLANAELYVANITKALIAADPANKADYERNSQAYLKQIYALLAQAKAKLGSLPPGNRKIVTSHDAFGYLGQAYGIDFMAPQGLSTEREPSAAEVAALITQIRQAKVKAVFMENIKDARLLKQIADESGAHIGGTLYSDALAASGPASTFTGLFEYNLNTLHQALSQP, encoded by the coding sequence ATGCGCGCTCTACTCGTGCTGTTCAGCCTGATGCTGTCGATGTCGTTATCGGCGGCGGAAAAACTGCCGGTGGTCACCAGTTTCAGCATCCTTGCCGACATGGTGCATCAGGTCGGCGGCGAGCATATCCAGATCACCAACATGGTCGGCCCTGACGCCGATGCCCACACTTACGAACCCACTCCAGATGACGCCAAGGCACTGCTCAAGGCAAAGCTGATCATCAAGAACGGACTGGGTTTCGAGCCCTGGCTGGATCGGCTGATCGCCAGCACCGACACCAGAGCCCCGGTGATCTGCGCCAGTCGCGGCGTGATTCCGCGCTCGCTGGATGAGGACGGCGAAACCGTCCCCGACCCTCACGCGTGGCACAACCTGGCGAATGCCGAGCTGTACGTCGCCAACATCACCAAAGCGCTGATCGCTGCTGACCCGGCCAACAAAGCCGACTACGAGCGCAACAGCCAGGCTTACCTGAAACAGATCTACGCCCTCCTCGCCCAAGCGAAAGCCAAGCTCGGTTCACTGCCGCCGGGCAACCGCAAGATCGTCACCAGCCACGACGCGTTCGGTTATCTCGGTCAGGCCTACGGCATCGACTTCATGGCGCCACAAGGTCTGTCCACCGAACGCGAACCTTCCGCTGCCGAAGTCGCCGCGCTGATCACCCAGATTCGTCAGGCCAAAGTCAAAGCGGTGTTCATGGAAAACATCAAGGACGCGCGACTGCTGAAACAGATCGCCGACGAAAGCGGCGCGCACATCGGCGGCACGCTGTACTCCGACGCCCTCGCCGCCAGCGGCCCGGCCAGCACCTTCACCGGGCTGTTCGAATACAACCTCAACACCCTCCACCAAGCCCT
- a CDS encoding metal ABC transporter permease, whose amino-acid sequence MLTLSHLWQPFHEFVFMRRALLGGLGLACSTAPLGVFLILRRMSLIGDAVAHGILPGAALGFWFAGLSLPALTLGGLGAGLSMAGLAAWITRRTGLREDASLAAIYPISLASGVLILGIAGKRLDLLHLLFGSALAVDGPTLNGMLWVSALSLMAMALIYKPLLLDTLDPFFLRTVSRLGPVAHGVFLTLVVLNLVIGFQAIGALMVVGLMMLPAAASRFWSRRLPILIAIAALIGCASVWLGLLLSFHYSLPSGPAIVLVAGGGYLFSVVFGPVHGLLRRPPLLTSQ is encoded by the coding sequence ATGCTGACGTTGAGCCATTTATGGCAACCGTTCCACGAGTTCGTCTTCATGCGTCGGGCCCTGCTCGGCGGTCTGGGATTGGCGTGCAGTACGGCACCACTGGGCGTGTTTCTGATCCTGCGCCGAATGAGCCTGATCGGTGACGCCGTCGCCCACGGCATCCTCCCCGGCGCCGCACTGGGGTTCTGGTTCGCCGGACTGAGTCTGCCGGCGCTGACCCTCGGTGGACTCGGTGCCGGTCTGAGCATGGCCGGACTTGCCGCGTGGATCACTCGACGCACCGGCCTGCGCGAAGACGCCAGCCTCGCGGCCATCTATCCCATCTCGCTGGCCAGCGGTGTGCTGATTCTCGGCATCGCCGGCAAGCGACTCGATTTGCTGCACCTGCTGTTCGGCTCTGCCTTGGCGGTAGACGGGCCGACCCTCAACGGCATGTTGTGGGTATCGGCGCTCAGCCTGATGGCCATGGCGCTGATCTACAAACCGTTGCTACTCGACACGCTCGATCCGTTTTTCCTGCGCACGGTCAGCCGGCTCGGACCCGTCGCCCATGGCGTGTTCCTGACGCTGGTGGTGCTGAATCTGGTGATCGGCTTTCAGGCGATCGGTGCATTGATGGTGGTCGGGCTGATGATGCTGCCTGCCGCCGCCTCGCGCTTCTGGAGCCGACGCCTGCCGATCCTGATCGCCATCGCCGCGCTCATCGGTTGCGCCTCGGTATGGCTTGGACTGTTGCTGTCGTTCCACTACTCGCTGCCCAGTGGCCCGGCCATCGTGCTGGTCGCCGGTGGCGGTTACCTGTTTTCCGTGGTGTTCGGACCGGTTCACGGTCTGTTGCGCCGCCCGCCTTTGCTTACATCCCAATGA
- a CDS encoding metal ABC transporter ATP-binding protein, with protein MIRCHNLSWGIPGQPLTAPLNLRLENGSLTAIIGVNGSGKSSLLKVIAGLQRPLAGKVELGVPRQSGLSFLPQQQHLDRQFPISLQELVAAGFWGRRLSSQLRAQRLESALEDWHLSGLEHRPLMALSGGELQRALLARLSLADTPLLLLDEPHAALDEVGQTLLWQHLHAWHEQGRTLVVVCHDLAAVRQHIPQTLLIRQSGCAFGSSADLIQQTPHTQVA; from the coding sequence ATGATTCGCTGCCACAACCTGAGCTGGGGGATACCCGGCCAACCGCTCACTGCACCGCTCAACCTGAGGTTGGAAAACGGCAGTCTGACGGCAATCATCGGCGTCAACGGCAGCGGCAAAAGCAGCCTGCTCAAAGTCATCGCTGGTTTGCAGAGACCGCTGGCCGGCAAAGTCGAACTGGGTGTTCCACGCCAAAGCGGTTTGTCCTTCCTGCCTCAGCAACAGCATCTGGATCGACAGTTCCCGATCAGTCTTCAAGAGTTGGTGGCGGCCGGTTTCTGGGGACGCCGACTGTCGTCGCAACTGAGAGCCCAACGTCTCGAATCCGCACTGGAAGACTGGCACCTGAGCGGACTGGAACATCGTCCCTTGATGGCTCTCTCCGGCGGGGAACTGCAACGCGCCCTACTCGCTCGACTGAGTCTGGCCGACACACCGTTGCTGCTGCTCGACGAACCCCATGCCGCGCTAGACGAAGTGGGTCAGACACTGTTGTGGCAACACCTGCACGCCTGGCATGAACAAGGACGAACCCTGGTCGTGGTTTGCCATGACCTTGCCGCCGTGCGCCAACACATTCCACAGACCTTGCTGATCAGACAGAGCGGCTGCGCTTTCGGCAGCAGTGCCGACCTCATCCAGCAAACACCTCACACGCAGGTGGCCTGA
- the folE2 gene encoding GTP cyclohydrolase FolE2 yields the protein MNALTLPDVAAQAARQALPLEWVGMCGIALPVFIEGQRLAAKADAGVSLDDGDARGIHMSRLYLGLEALEQQNLSPALLRQVLQGFLDSHEDLSDAAYLNIHTDLLLRRPALASPLAGWKTYPITVSAQLKNKVFHVELKIDVAYSSTCPCSAALARQLIQQQFVDDFANKPLQHADVLTWLGSVQGIVATPHSQRSTAQLHLHLDEFVDELPLTSIINDAEAALGTAVQTAVKRADEQAFALANGQNLMFCEDAARRLNLALRRSPGISEFHVRVIHAESLHAHDAVAESHWRREQP from the coding sequence ATGAACGCGCTGACTTTGCCGGATGTCGCGGCGCAAGCCGCCCGCCAGGCCCTGCCTCTCGAATGGGTGGGGATGTGCGGCATCGCACTACCTGTGTTTATCGAAGGCCAACGCTTGGCTGCCAAAGCGGATGCAGGCGTCAGTCTGGATGATGGAGATGCACGCGGCATTCACATGTCGCGGCTCTATCTGGGGCTGGAAGCGCTGGAGCAGCAGAACCTTTCTCCCGCTCTCCTACGCCAGGTTCTGCAGGGTTTTCTCGACAGCCACGAAGATCTGTCCGATGCCGCTTATCTGAATATCCACACCGATTTACTGCTCAGAAGACCGGCATTGGCCAGTCCTTTGGCGGGATGGAAAACCTATCCCATCACCGTTTCAGCCCAGCTAAAAAACAAAGTGTTCCACGTGGAACTGAAAATCGACGTCGCGTATTCCTCAACGTGCCCATGTTCTGCAGCATTGGCGAGGCAGTTGATCCAGCAACAATTCGTCGACGACTTTGCCAACAAGCCACTGCAACACGCCGATGTGTTGACCTGGTTGGGTTCGGTACAAGGCATCGTGGCCACACCTCACAGCCAGCGCAGTACCGCCCAGTTGCATTTGCACCTGGATGAATTCGTCGACGAACTACCGCTGACGTCTATCATCAACGACGCCGAAGCAGCCCTCGGCACCGCCGTGCAAACCGCTGTGAAACGCGCCGACGAACAGGCCTTCGCCCTCGCCAACGGCCAGAACCTGATGTTCTGCGAAGACGCCGCCCGACGCCTGAACCTGGCACTGCGTCGTTCACCCGGTATCAGCGAATTCCACGTACGAGTCATCCACGCCGAAAGCCTTCATGCTCACGACGCCGTCGCCGAGAGTCATTGGCGCCGGGAGCAGCCATGA
- a CDS encoding N-acetylmuramoyl-L-alanine amidase, whose translation MHRRHLLNMMLASAAFFLPFSVSATQIRNARLWRSDDKLRLVFDLSGSVSYKTFTLSAPERLIIDMSGASLSGDFSQLALSGTPIRSIRSGHFGQGNTRIVLDLSSPVQLNSFLLAPQDGQGHRLVLDLMSASAGVPASVPRETPQEKSHPKRDIMVVVDPGHGGKDPGAIGAKGEREKDVVLSIAQLLARRLKREKGFDVKLVRNDDFFVPLRKRVEIARQHKADMFISVHADAAPRLTASGASVYCLSEGGATSATARFMAQRENGVDLLGATSLLNLKDKDPMLAGVILDMSMNATIAASLQLGSTVLGSLAGITTLHQKRVEQAGFAVLKSPDVPSILVETGFISNPRDSQRLVTARHQQAVADGLFEGLQRYFQKNPPVDSYMAWQQEQKGSRV comes from the coding sequence ATGCACAGACGTCACTTGCTCAACATGATGCTGGCCAGCGCGGCCTTTTTTTTGCCTTTCTCGGTGTCCGCCACGCAAATACGCAATGCGCGGCTTTGGCGTTCGGATGACAAGCTTCGGCTGGTGTTCGATCTGAGTGGTTCCGTGAGCTACAAGACCTTCACCTTGAGTGCGCCTGAAAGGTTGATCATCGATATGAGCGGGGCCAGTCTGAGTGGGGATTTCAGCCAGTTGGCGTTATCCGGCACTCCGATTCGCTCAATTCGCTCCGGGCACTTTGGCCAGGGGAACACCCGGATCGTGCTGGATCTAAGCAGCCCGGTGCAGCTCAATTCATTCTTGCTGGCGCCTCAGGATGGGCAAGGACATCGCCTGGTTCTGGATTTGATGAGCGCATCAGCAGGAGTTCCGGCGAGCGTTCCACGTGAAACACCCCAAGAAAAATCTCACCCCAAGCGCGACATCATGGTGGTGGTCGACCCAGGTCATGGCGGGAAAGATCCGGGTGCAATCGGCGCCAAAGGCGAGCGAGAAAAGGATGTGGTGCTGTCCATCGCGCAACTGCTCGCACGTCGGCTTAAGCGAGAGAAAGGCTTTGATGTGAAGCTGGTGCGTAACGACGACTTCTTCGTCCCGTTACGCAAGCGCGTGGAAATCGCGCGTCAGCACAAGGCCGACATGTTCATCTCGGTACATGCCGATGCTGCGCCGCGTCTGACGGCCTCCGGGGCGTCGGTGTATTGCTTGTCCGAAGGCGGCGCTACCTCCGCCACCGCACGGTTCATGGCGCAGCGTGAGAACGGTGTGGATCTGCTCGGCGCAACCAGCCTGCTCAATCTCAAGGACAAGGACCCGATGCTCGCTGGCGTGATCCTCGACATGTCGATGAACGCAACCATCGCCGCCAGTTTGCAACTTGGAAGCACAGTGCTGGGCAGCCTGGCCGGCATCACCACGCTGCATCAAAAGCGCGTGGAACAGGCTGGATTTGCCGTTCTGAAGTCGCCGGATGTGCCGTCAATCCTGGTGGAAACCGGGTTCATTTCCAACCCGCGGGACAGTCAGCGTCTGGTAACCGCGCGTCATCAGCAGGCCGTGGCAGACGGTTTGTTTGAGGGCTTGCAGCGCTATTTCCAGAAGAATCCGCCTGTCGACAGCTACATGGCCTGGCAGCAAGAGCAGAAAGGATCGCGGGTTTAG
- the zigA gene encoding zinc metallochaperone GTPase ZigA, producing MSSRLPVTVLSGFLGAGKSTLLNYVLRNRDDLRVAVIVNDMSEINIDGSEVQRDVSLNRAEEKLVEMSNGCICCTLREDLLEEVSQLAREGRFDYLLIESTGISEPLPVAETFTFRDEQGQSLTDIARLDTMVTVVDGMNFLPDYQAAENLASRGEFLGEEDERSITDLLIEQIEFADVLLISKIDLISSREREELMAILRRLNAQAEIIPMVMGEVPLEKILNTGRFDFEKAAQAPGWLQELRGEHVPETEEYGIASTAYRARRPFHPQRFFDFIDRPWVNGKLLRSKGFFWLASKPTDAGSWSQAGGLMRHGFAGRWWRFVPKEQWPQDQESTAAIMENWIASVGDCRQELVFIGQNIDFAQLSSELDDCLLTDDEMALGTQGWLQLRDPFGSWHDEVA from the coding sequence ATGTCTTCCCGACTTCCCGTGACCGTTTTGTCCGGCTTTCTCGGTGCCGGAAAAAGTACGCTTTTGAATTACGTACTACGTAACAGAGATGATTTGCGCGTCGCCGTTATCGTCAACGATATGAGCGAGATCAACATCGATGGCAGCGAAGTCCAGCGTGATGTCAGCCTGAACCGTGCCGAAGAGAAGCTCGTGGAAATGAGCAACGGCTGTATCTGCTGTACGTTACGCGAAGACCTGCTTGAAGAGGTCAGTCAGTTGGCCCGTGAAGGCCGCTTCGACTATCTGCTGATCGAATCCACGGGAATCTCCGAGCCGTTACCCGTGGCCGAGACATTCACCTTCCGTGATGAACAGGGGCAAAGCCTTACCGACATCGCTCGCCTCGACACCATGGTCACTGTAGTCGACGGTATGAATTTCCTGCCGGACTACCAGGCCGCCGAAAACCTCGCCTCTCGTGGCGAATTTCTTGGTGAAGAAGATGAGCGCTCGATCACCGATCTGCTGATCGAGCAGATCGAATTCGCCGACGTCCTGTTGATCAGCAAGATCGACCTGATCAGCAGCCGCGAACGGGAAGAGCTGATGGCCATTCTCAGACGCCTCAACGCTCAGGCCGAGATCATCCCGATGGTCATGGGTGAGGTACCGCTGGAGAAAATTCTCAATACCGGTCGCTTCGATTTTGAAAAGGCCGCCCAGGCCCCGGGCTGGTTGCAGGAATTGCGTGGCGAGCATGTGCCGGAAACCGAGGAATACGGCATCGCCTCCACGGCCTATCGGGCGCGCCGGCCCTTTCATCCACAGCGTTTCTTCGACTTCATCGATCGTCCTTGGGTAAACGGCAAATTGCTGCGCTCCAAAGGCTTTTTCTGGCTGGCCAGCAAACCCACCGACGCCGGTAGCTGGTCCCAGGCAGGTGGCCTGATGCGCCACGGTTTCGCCGGGCGCTGGTGGCGCTTCGTGCCAAAGGAACAGTGGCCGCAGGATCAGGAAAGTACCGCCGCGATCATGGAAAACTGGATCGCCAGCGTAGGCGATTGTCGCCAGGAGCTGGTGTTTATCGGACAGAACATCGATTTCGCACAGCTGTCGTCGGAACTGGATGATTGCCTGCTGACCGATGACGAAATGGCGCTCGGTACTCAAGGCTGGCTACAACTACGCGATCCGTTTGGCTCATGGCACGACGAGGTCGCCTGA
- a CDS encoding DUF1826 domain-containing protein, with protein sequence MLALKTLPGSIRHQSFGQTPQALANILDDETNLAVWQRQLPLHIAEFADLLLSLNEPYAEALCLELPDEDAEPDLTGLASGFRDLEGYEGFISDLKWLVSAFACLLGARRIGLRLRVLDKAMCPRFHVDHVPVRLITTYSGVGSEWLREGEMDRRQLGQPQAEPRETSRIQQLNRGEVALLKGEKWHGNEGFGLIHRSPQPAPGERRLMLTLDWLG encoded by the coding sequence ATGCTCGCCCTGAAAACGCTGCCAGGCAGCATTCGTCATCAGTCTTTCGGCCAGACCCCGCAGGCACTGGCGAACATTCTCGACGACGAGACCAACCTCGCGGTCTGGCAGCGCCAGCTTCCGCTGCACATTGCCGAGTTCGCTGATTTGTTGTTGTCTCTGAACGAGCCTTACGCCGAGGCGCTTTGCCTGGAATTGCCGGACGAAGACGCCGAACCGGATCTCACGGGGCTGGCCAGCGGCTTTCGCGATCTGGAAGGCTACGAAGGGTTTATCAGCGACTTGAAATGGCTGGTCAGTGCCTTCGCCTGCTTGCTCGGCGCGCGGCGGATCGGCTTGCGCCTGCGTGTGCTGGACAAGGCCATGTGTCCGCGTTTTCACGTCGATCATGTGCCGGTGCGGTTGATCACGACCTATTCAGGCGTTGGCAGCGAATGGCTCAGGGAAGGGGAAATGGACCGTCGGCAACTGGGACAGCCGCAAGCCGAGCCGCGGGAAACTTCACGGATTCAGCAATTGAATCGCGGCGAAGTGGCGTTGCTAAAGGGCGAGAAATGGCACGGCAACGAAGGTTTCGGGCTGATCCATCGCTCGCCGCAACCGGCGCCGGGTGAGCGGCGGCTGATGCTGACCCTCGACTGGCTCGGATAG
- a CDS encoding CobW-like GTP-binding protein: MLQNIPTHVIAGPLGAGKTSLIRQLMAQRPEGERWAVLINEFGQIGLDAALLTCAADGIALGEVAGGCLCCVNGAPFQIGLGRLLRKAQPDRLFIEPSGLGHPAQLLKQLNEAPWQGVLAVQPCVLVLDAQALAAGKPLPDAQQEALSSAGLLLLNKAENLDKPARERIIRQLPPVRLIWAQQAMLSLSELPGLAVQAQAGVDKLIVPQGLAQMPAIWSDPALPICLSQAQEGGWSIGWRWHPSQVFDVSGITQWLKSLNWRRAKLVIHSPDGWQSANALDNAELRWLPSEWRKDSRIELIFDEPQSVGELQAGLAWCRLQAS; the protein is encoded by the coding sequence ATGTTGCAGAACATTCCCACCCACGTCATCGCCGGCCCCTTGGGCGCGGGCAAGACCAGCCTGATCCGCCAGCTCATGGCCCAGAGACCGGAGGGCGAACGCTGGGCGGTGCTGATCAACGAGTTTGGCCAGATCGGTCTCGACGCTGCGCTGTTGACCTGCGCCGCCGATGGTATCGCACTGGGCGAAGTGGCCGGGGGCTGTTTGTGTTGCGTGAACGGTGCGCCGTTCCAGATTGGTCTGGGGCGTTTGTTGCGCAAGGCGCAGCCGGATCGCCTGTTCATCGAGCCCTCGGGGCTCGGGCATCCGGCGCAGTTGCTGAAGCAACTGAACGAGGCGCCGTGGCAAGGCGTACTCGCCGTACAACCTTGCGTGCTGGTGCTGGACGCCCAGGCCCTCGCCGCGGGCAAACCGCTGCCGGACGCGCAGCAGGAAGCCTTGTCCAGTGCAGGCTTGCTGCTGTTGAACAAGGCAGAAAACCTCGACAAGCCCGCGCGTGAGCGAATCATTCGACAGTTGCCGCCTGTCCGACTGATCTGGGCGCAACAGGCGATGTTGTCGCTCAGCGAGTTGCCAGGTCTGGCGGTACAGGCGCAGGCCGGTGTGGATAAGTTGATCGTCCCCCAAGGGCTGGCGCAGATGCCGGCCATCTGGAGCGATCCGGCGTTGCCGATCTGCCTGAGTCAGGCCCAGGAGGGTGGTTGGAGCATCGGTTGGCGCTGGCATCCGAGCCAGGTGTTCGATGTGTCGGGAATAACTCAATGGCTGAAAAGCCTGAACTGGCGCCGGGCCAAACTGGTGATTCACAGCCCGGACGGCTGGCAGTCAGCCAATGCGCTGGACAATGCCGAGCTCCGCTGGCTGCCCAGTGAATGGCGCAAGGATTCCCGGATCGAGCTGATTTTCGACGAACCGCAGTCGGTCGGTGAATTACAGGCCGGACTGGCCTGGTGTCGGCTTCAGGCGAGCTGA
- a CDS encoding DUF3301 domain-containing protein: protein MLTLENIFVLMLFAVAGAWLWHNHGLRERALERAKQHCANVGVELLDGNVALKKIGLIKDASGRRRLARVYNFEFTVTGESRHNGTITQFGAHSAQIELAPYPAPFDDTPPVVEVTKPRGEVIELSQWRQEHTKWKP, encoded by the coding sequence ATGCTCACCCTGGAAAACATTTTCGTGCTGATGCTGTTCGCCGTCGCCGGTGCGTGGCTCTGGCACAACCACGGCTTGCGCGAGCGGGCGCTGGAGCGGGCCAAACAGCATTGCGCGAATGTCGGCGTCGAGTTGCTCGACGGTAACGTGGCGCTGAAGAAGATCGGCCTGATCAAGGACGCCAGCGGTCGGCGACGCTTGGCCCGGGTCTACAATTTCGAATTTACCGTGACCGGCGAATCCCGACACAACGGCACCATCACCCAGTTCGGCGCGCACAGCGCGCAGATTGAACTGGCGCCCTACCCGGCACCGTTCGATGACACACCGCCCGTAGTGGAAGTGACCAAGCCGCGTGGTGAAGTGATCGAGTTGAGCCAGTGGCGCCAGGAACACACCAAGTGGAAGCCTTGA
- the pdxY gene encoding pyridoxal kinase PdxY, whose amino-acid sequence MKRTPHLLAIQSHVVFGHAGNSAAVFPMQRVGVNVWPLNTVQFSNHTQYGQWAGEVLAPHRIPELVEGIAAIGELGNCDAVLSGYLGSAAQGRAILSGIERIKAANPKALYLCDPVMGHPEKGCSVPAEVSDFLLDEAAAVADFMCPNQLELDSFSGRKPQSLFDCLAMARALLARGPKAVLVKHLDYPGKPADGFEMLLVTAEGSWHLRRPLLAFPRQPVGVGDLTSGLFLARVLLGDSLVAAFEFTAAAVHEVLLETQACASYELQLVRAQDRIAHPRVKFEATPISL is encoded by the coding sequence ATGAAACGTACGCCTCATCTGCTCGCCATCCAGTCCCATGTGGTGTTCGGCCACGCCGGCAACAGCGCTGCGGTTTTTCCGATGCAGCGGGTCGGGGTGAATGTCTGGCCGCTCAACACGGTGCAGTTCTCCAACCATACGCAGTACGGCCAGTGGGCCGGAGAAGTGCTGGCGCCGCACCGGATACCCGAACTGGTCGAAGGTATTGCCGCGATCGGTGAGCTGGGCAATTGCGATGCGGTGCTGTCCGGCTATCTCGGCAGTGCGGCGCAGGGCCGGGCGATTCTCAGTGGCATCGAGCGGATCAAGGCGGCCAACCCGAAAGCCCTTTATCTGTGCGACCCGGTGATGGGGCATCCGGAAAAGGGCTGCAGCGTACCTGCTGAAGTCAGTGATTTTCTGTTGGACGAAGCCGCTGCCGTTGCGGACTTCATGTGCCCGAACCAGTTGGAACTGGACAGTTTCTCCGGGCGCAAGCCGCAGTCGCTGTTCGATTGCCTGGCGATGGCGCGGGCTCTGTTGGCACGTGGGCCGAAAGCGGTACTGGTCAAACATCTGGATTATCCGGGCAAACCGGCGGATGGCTTTGAAATGTTGCTGGTAACGGCCGAGGGCAGCTGGCATTTGCGGCGTCCGCTGCTGGCGTTTCCGCGTCAGCCGGTTGGTGTGGGCGATCTGACGTCCGGCCTGTTCCTGGCGAGAGTGCTGCTCGGTGACAGCCTGGTGGCGGCGTTTGAATTCACCGCAGCGGCGGTGCATGAGGTGTTGCTGGAAACCCAGGCCTGCGCCAGTTACGAGCTGCAGCTGGTGCGAGCGCAGGACCGGATTGCGCATCCGCGGGTGAAGTTCGAGGCCACGCCGATCAGTCTGTAA
- a CDS encoding acyl-CoA thioesterase, with protein MEPGNAQLSMTVLMTPDMANFSGNVHGGTLLKYLDEVAYACASRYAGRYVVTLSVDQVIFREPIHVGELVTFLASVNYTGNTSMEVGIKVVTENIRERSVRHTNSCFFTMVAVDDQRKPAAVPPLQPQNSEDKRRYMQAQQRRQIRQELEKRYQEIKGDA; from the coding sequence ATGGAACCCGGAAACGCCCAGCTGTCGATGACGGTACTGATGACCCCTGACATGGCCAACTTCTCTGGCAATGTCCACGGCGGCACCCTGCTCAAATACCTCGACGAAGTGGCCTATGCCTGTGCCAGCCGCTATGCCGGCCGCTACGTGGTGACCCTGTCGGTGGATCAGGTGATTTTCCGCGAGCCGATCCATGTCGGCGAACTCGTGACCTTCCTCGCGTCGGTCAACTACACCGGCAACACCTCGATGGAAGTCGGCATCAAAGTGGTGACCGAAAACATCCGCGAGCGCTCGGTGCGCCACACCAACAGCTGCTTCTTCACCATGGTCGCGGTGGACGATCAGCGCAAACCCGCCGCCGTACCGCCGCTGCAACCGCAAAACAGCGAAGACAAGCGCCGCTACATGCAGGCGCAGCAACGCCGGCAGATCCGTCAGGAGCTGGAAAAGCGCTATCAGGAAATCAAGGGCGACGCCTGA